Proteins encoded together in one Miscanthus floridulus cultivar M001 chromosome 16, ASM1932011v1, whole genome shotgun sequence window:
- the LOC136511603 gene encoding uncharacterized protein — MDIGVIVLSLVVGLFGLASAVLGFIAERTKLTGHDIDIDVYTGECDYPANPAYLLALIAIPLLAVAMIIASLASGCCGCCRPRHGASESKRVTDIVCAVLSWIAALIAGAIYANGVAWNLPVTRYDWWCRLLRDGYLRMAALLSLAATALAITSYSMLLAQAARSTAPAPAPAAAGASEPKPDGSYPPAAEAIAIPTETQWSAPQRHGQWQEPLPEVPRHHVGGYNYNRTPCQEMASHPRRQAQPAVEVMMA; from the exons ATGGATATCGGCGTGATCGTCCTGTCCCTCGTGGTGGGGTTGTTTGGGCTGGCGAGCGCCGTGCTGGGGTTCATCGCCGAGCGCACAAAGCTCACT GGACATGACATCGACATCGACGTCTACACCGGGGAGTGCGACTACCCGGCCAACCCGGCGTACCTGCTAGCGCTAATCGCGATCCCGCTGCTGGCGGTGGCTATGATCATCGCCTCGCTCGCCAGCGGCTGCTGTGGCTGCTGCAGGCCACGGCACGGCGCCTCCGAGTCCAAGCGGGTCACCGACATCGTGTGCGCCGTTCTCTCATGGATAGCGGCGCTGATTGCTGGGGCGATCTACGCGAACGGCGTGGCGTGGAACCTCCCCGTGACGAGGTACGACTGGTGGTGCAGGCTCCTCAGGGACGGGTACTTGAGGATGGCGGCCTTGCTGAGCCTCGCCGCCACCGCTCTGGCAATCACGTCATACAGCATGCTCCTCGCGCAGGCGGCGCGGtcgacggcgccggcgccggcgcccgcaGCAGCAGGGGCCTCTGAACCGAAGCCTGATGGTTCGTACCCGCCGGCTGCGGAAGCCATCGCGATTCCGACGGAGACGCAGTGGTCCGCTCCTCAGAGGCACGGGCAATGGCAAGAGCCACTCCCGGAGGTCCCTCGGCACCATGTGGGAGGATACAATTACAATCGGACACCATGCCAGGAGATGGCTTCCCATCCTCGGCGTCAAGCACAGCCAGCAGTTGAAGTGATGATGGCGTGA
- the LOC136514066 gene encoding uncharacterized protein, producing the protein MFFFFVGGVEQGAGKVLKEAAGRCLRCGGAADLVETEKVLKLFFVPVWRWPGTDPAYLCRDCGLLAPGSLGAESAPSLLPREARCGACSRAVDPQFRFCPFCGSAL; encoded by the coding sequence ATGTTCTTCTTCTTCGTAGGCGGCGTGGAGCAGGGGGCCGGGAAGGTGCTCAAGGAGGCGGCGGGGCGGTGCCTCCGGTGCGGCGGCGCGGCGGACCTGGTGGAGACGGAGAAGGTCCTCAAGCTCTTCTTCGTCCCCGTCTGGCGGTGGCCCGGGACGGACCCCGCGTACCTCTGCCGCGACTGCGGCCTCCTCGCGCCAGGCTCCCTCGGCGCGGAGTCGGCACCCTCGCTGCTGCCCCGGGAGGCGAGGTGCGGCGCGTGTAGCCGCGCCGTCGATCCACAGTTCCGGTTCTGCCCCTTCTGCGGCTCCGCCCTGTGA